The following are encoded in a window of Oncorhynchus keta strain PuntledgeMale-10-30-2019 chromosome 10, Oket_V2, whole genome shotgun sequence genomic DNA:
- the LOC127932480 gene encoding serine-rich adhesin for platelets-like isoform X44, with protein sequence MTRTQGNNSITTDMTRTQGNNSTTTDMTRTQGNNSITTDMTRTQGNNSITTDMTRTQGNNSIITTDMTRTQGNNSIITTDMTRTQGNNSITTDMTRTQGNNSTTTDMTRTQGNNSITTDMTRTQGNNSITTDMTRTQGNNSIITTDMTRTQGNNSITTDMTRTQGNNSITTDMTRTQGNNSIITTDMTRTQGNNSITTDMTRTQGNNSITTDMTRTQGNNSITTDMTRTQGNNSITTDMTRTQGNNSIITTDMTRTQGNNSITTDMTRTQGNNSITTDMTRTQGNNSIITTDMTRTQGNNSITTDMTRTQGNNSITTDMTRTQGNNSITTDMTRTTR encoded by the exons ATGACTAGAACACAAGGTAACAACAGCATCACCACAGACATGACTAGAACACAAGGTAACAACAGCACCACCACAGACATGACTAGAACACAAGGTAACAACAGCATCACCACAGACATGACTAGAACACAAGGTAACAACAGCATCACCACAGACATGACTAGAACACAAGGTAACAACAGCATCATCACCACAGACATGACTAGAACACAAGGTAACAACAGCATCATCACCACAGACATGACTAGAACACAAGGTAACAACAGCATCACCACAGACATGACTAGAACACAAGGTAACAACAGCACCACCACAGACATGACTAGAACACAAGGTAACAACAGCATCACCACAGACATGACTAGAACACAAGGTAACAACAGCATCACCACAGACATGACTAGAACACAAGGTAACAACAGCATCATCACCACAGACATGACTAGAACACAAGGTAACAACAGCATCACCACAGACATGACTAGAACACAAG GTAACAACAGCATCACCACAGACATGACTAGAACACAAGGTAACAACAGCATCATCACCACAGACATGACTAGAACACAAGGTAACAACAGCATCACCACAGACATGACTAGAACACAAG GTAACAACAGCATCACCACAGACATGACTAGAACACAAGGTAACAACAGCATCACCACAGACATGACTAGAACACAAGGTAACAACAGCATCACCACAGACATGACTAGAACACAAG GTAACAACAGCATCATCACCACAGACATGACTAGAACACAAGGTAACAACAGCATCACCACAGACATGACTAGAACACAAGGTAACAACAGCATCACCACAGACATGACTAGAACACAAG GTAACAACAGCATCATCACCACAGACATGACTAGAACACAAG GTAACAACAGCATCACCACAGACATGACTAGAACACAAGGTAACAACAGCATCACCACAGACATGACTAGAACACAAG GTAACAACAGCATCACCACAGACATGACTAGAACAACAAGGTAA
- the LOC127932480 gene encoding serine-rich adhesin for platelets-like isoform X46 — MTRTQGNNSITTDMTRTQGNNSTTTDMTRTQGNNSITTDMTRTQGNNSITTDMTRTQGNNSIITTDMTRTQGNNSIITTDMTRTQGNNSIITTDMTRTQGNNSITTDMTRTQGNNSITTDMTRTQGNNSITTDMTRTQGNNSIITTDMTRTQGNNSITTDMTRTQGNNSITTDMTRTQGNNSIITTDMTRTQGNNSITTDMTRTQGNNSITTDMTRTQGNNSITTDMTRTQGNNSITTDMTRTQGNNSITTDMTRTQGNNSITTDMTRTQGNNSITTTDMTRTQGNNSITTDMTRTQGNNSITTDMTRTTR, encoded by the exons ATGACTAGAACACAAGGTAACAACAGCATCACCACAGACATGACTAGAACACAAGGTAACAACAGCACCACCACAGACATGACTAGAACACAAGGTAACAACAGCATCACCACAGACATGACTAGAACACAAGGTAACAACAGCATCACCACAGACATGACTAGAACACAAGGTAACAACAGCATCATCACCACAGACATGACTAGAACACAAGGTAACAACAGCATCATCACCACAGACATGACTAGAACACAAG GTAACAACAGCATCATCACCACAGACATGACTAGAACACAAGGTAACAACAGCATCACCACAGACATGACTAGAACACAAG GTAACAACAGCATCACCACAGACATGACTAGAACACAAGGTAACAACAGCATCACCACAGACATGACTAGAACACAAG GTAACAACAGCATCATCACCACAGACATGACTAGAACACAAGGTAACAACAGCATCACCACAGACATGACTAGAACACAAGGTAACAACAGCATCACCACAGACATGACTAGAACACAAG GTAACAACAGCATCATCACCACAGACATGACTAGAACACAAG GTAACAACAGCATCACCACAGACATGACTAGAACACAAGGTAACAACAGCATCACCACAGACATGACTAGAACACAAGGTAACAACAGCATCACCACAGACATGACTAGAACACAAGGTAACAACAGCATCACCACAGACATGACTAGAACACAAGGTAACAACAGCATCACCACAGACATGACTAGAACACAAGGTAACAACAGCATCACCACAGACATGACTAGAACACAAGGTAACAACAGCATCACCACCACAGACATGACTAGAACACAAGGTAACAACAGCATCACCACAGACATGACTAGAACACAAG GTAACAACAGCATCACCACAGACATGACTAGAACAACAAGGTAA
- the LOC127932480 gene encoding serine-rich adhesin for platelets-like isoform X21, protein MTRTQGNNSITTDMTRTQGNNSTTTDMTRTQGNNSITTDMTRTQGNNSITTDMTRTQGNNSIITTDMTRTQGNNSIITTDMTRTQGNNSITTDMTRTQGNNSTTTDMTRTQGNNSITTDMTRTQGNNSITTDMTRTQGNNSIITTDMTRTQGNNSITTDMTRTQGNNSITTDMTRTQGNNSIITTDMTRTQGNNSITTDMTRTQGNNSITTDMTRTQGNNSITTDMTRTQGNNSITTDMTRTQGNNSIITTDMTRTQGNNSITTDMTRTQGNNSITTDMTRTQGNNSITTDMTRTQGNNSITTDMTRTQGNNSITTDMTRTQGNNSITTDMTRTQGNNSITTTDMTRTQGNNSITTDMTRTQGNNSITTDMTRTTR, encoded by the exons ATGACTAGAACACAAGGTAACAACAGCATCACCACAGACATGACTAGAACACAAGGTAACAACAGCACCACCACAGACATGACTAGAACACAAGGTAACAACAGCATCACCACAGACATGACTAGAACACAAGGTAACAACAGCATCACCACAGACATGACTAGAACACAAGGTAACAACAGCATCATCACCACAGACATGACTAGAACACAAGGTAACAACAGCATCATCACCACAGACATGACTAGAACACAAGGTAACAACAGCATCACCACAGACATGACTAGAACACAAGGTAACAACAGCACCACCACAGACATGACTAGAACACAAGGTAACAACAGCATCACCACAGACATGACTAGAACACAAGGTAACAACAGCATCACCACAGACATGACTAGAACACAAGGTAACAACAGCATCATCACCACAGACATGACTAGAACACAAGGTAACAACAGCATCACCACAGACATGACTAGAACACAAG GTAACAACAGCATCACCACAGACATGACTAGAACACAAGGTAACAACAGCATCATCACCACAGACATGACTAGAACACAAGGTAACAACAGCATCACCACAGACATGACTAGAACACAAG GTAACAACAGCATCACCACAGACATGACTAGAACACAAGGTAACAACAGCATCACCACAGACATGACTAGAACACAAGGTAACAACAGCATCACCACAGACATGACTAGAACACAAG GTAACAACAGCATCATCACCACAGACATGACTAGAACACAAG GTAACAACAGCATCACCACAGACATGACTAGAACACAAGGTAACAACAGCATCACCACAGACATGACTAGAACACAAGGTAACAACAGCATCACCACAGACATGACTAGAACACAAGGTAACAACAGCATCACCACAGACATGACTAGAACACAAGGTAACAACAGCATCACCACAGACATGACTAGAACACAAGGTAACAACAGCATCACCACAGACATGACTAGAACACAAGGTAACAACAGCATCACCACCACAGACATGACTAGAACACAAGGTAACAACAGCATCACCACAGACATGACTAGAACACAAG GTAACAACAGCATCACCACAGACATGACTAGAACAACAAGGTAA
- the LOC127932480 gene encoding serine-rich adhesin for platelets-like isoform X32 — MTRTQGNNSITTDMTRTQGNNSTTTDMTRTQGNNSITTDMTRTQGNNSITTDMTRTQGNNSIITTDMTRTQGNNSIITTDMTRTQGNNSITTDMTRTQGNNSTTTDMTRTQGNNSITTDMTRTQGNNSITTDMTRTQGNNSIITTDMTRTQGNNSITTDMTRTQGNNSITTDMTRTQGNNSIITTDMTRTQGNNSITTDMTRTQGNNSITTDMTRTQGNNSITTDMTRTQGNNSITTDMTRTQGNNSIITTDMTRTQGNNSITTDMTRTQGNNSITTDMTRTQGNNSIITTDMTRTQGNNSITTDMTRTQGNNSITTDMTRTQGNNSITTDMTRTQGNNSITTDMTRTQGNNSITTDMTRTTR; from the exons ATGACTAGAACACAAGGTAACAACAGCATCACCACAGACATGACTAGAACACAAGGTAACAACAGCACCACCACAGACATGACTAGAACACAAGGTAACAACAGCATCACCACAGACATGACTAGAACACAAGGTAACAACAGCATCACCACAGACATGACTAGAACACAAGGTAACAACAGCATCATCACCACAGACATGACTAGAACACAAGGTAACAACAGCATCATCACCACAGACATGACTAGAACACAAGGTAACAACAGCATCACCACAGACATGACTAGAACACAAGGTAACAACAGCACCACCACAGACATGACTAGAACACAAGGTAACAACAGCATCACCACAGACATGACTAGAACACAAGGTAACAACAGCATCACCACAGACATGACTAGAACACAAGGTAACAACAGCATCATCACCACAGACATGACTAGAACACAAGGTAACAACAGCATCACCACAGACATGACTAGAACACAAG GTAACAACAGCATCACCACAGACATGACTAGAACACAAGGTAACAACAGCATCATCACCACAGACATGACTAGAACACAAGGTAACAACAGCATCACCACAGACATGACTAGAACACAAG GTAACAACAGCATCACCACAGACATGACTAGAACACAAGGTAACAACAGCATCACCACAGACATGACTAGAACACAAGGTAACAACAGCATCACCACAGACATGACTAGAACACAAG GTAACAACAGCATCATCACCACAGACATGACTAGAACACAAGGTAACAACAGCATCACCACAGACATGACTAGAACACAAGGTAACAACAGCATCACCACAGACATGACTAGAACACAAG GTAACAACAGCATCATCACCACAGACATGACTAGAACACAAG GTAACAACAGCATCACCACAGACATGACTAGAACACAAGGTAACAACAGCATCACCACAGACATGACTAGAACACAAGGTAACAACAGCATCACCACAGACATGACTAGAACACAAGGTAACAACAGCATCACCACAGACATGACTAGAACACAAG GTAACAACAGCATCACCACAGACATGACTAGAACAACAAGGTAA
- the LOC127932480 gene encoding serine-rich adhesin for platelets-like isoform X24, translated as MTRTQGNNSITTDMTRTQGNNSTTTDMTRTQGNNSITTDMTRTQGNNSITTDMTRTQGNNSIITTDMTRTQGNNSIITTDMTRTQGNNSITTDMTRTQGNNSTTTDMTRTQGNNSITTDMTRTQGNNSITTDMTRTQGNNSIITTDMTRTQGNNSITTDMTRTQGNNSITTDMTRTQGNNSIITTDMTRTQGNNSITTDMTRTQGNNSITTDMTRTQGNNSITTDMTRTQGNNSITTDMTRTQGNNSIITTDMTRTQGNNSITTDMTRTQGNNSITTDMTRTQGNNSIITTDMTRTQGNNSITTDMTRTQGNNSITTDMTRTQGNNSITTDMTRTQGNNSITTDMTRTQGNNSITTDMTRTQGNNSITTDMTRTTR; from the exons ATGACTAGAACACAAGGTAACAACAGCATCACCACAGACATGACTAGAACACAAGGTAACAACAGCACCACCACAGACATGACTAGAACACAAGGTAACAACAGCATCACCACAGACATGACTAGAACACAAGGTAACAACAGCATCACCACAGACATGACTAGAACACAAGGTAACAACAGCATCATCACCACAGACATGACTAGAACACAAGGTAACAACAGCATCATCACCACAGACATGACTAGAACACAAGGTAACAACAGCATCACCACAGACATGACTAGAACACAAGGTAACAACAGCACCACCACAGACATGACTAGAACACAAGGTAACAACAGCATCACCACAGACATGACTAGAACACAAGGTAACAACAGCATCACCACAGACATGACTAGAACACAAGGTAACAACAGCATCATCACCACAGACATGACTAGAACACAAGGTAACAACAGCATCACCACAGACATGACTAGAACACAAG GTAACAACAGCATCACCACAGACATGACTAGAACACAAGGTAACAACAGCATCATCACCACAGACATGACTAGAACACAAGGTAACAACAGCATCACCACAGACATGACTAGAACACAAG GTAACAACAGCATCACCACAGACATGACTAGAACACAAGGTAACAACAGCATCACCACAGACATGACTAGAACACAAGGTAACAACAGCATCACCACAGACATGACTAGAACACAAG GTAACAACAGCATCATCACCACAGACATGACTAGAACACAAGGTAACAACAGCATCACCACAGACATGACTAGAACACAAGGTAACAACAGCATCACCACAGACATGACTAGAACACAAG GTAACAACAGCATCATCACCACAGACATGACTAGAACACAAG GTAACAACAGCATCACCACAGACATGACTAGAACACAAGGTAACAACAGCATCACCACAGACATGACTAGAACACAAGGTAACAACAGCATCACCACAGACATGACTAGAACACAAGGTAACAACAGCATCACCACAGACATGACTAGAACACAAGGTAACAACAGCATCACCACAGACATGACTAGAACACAAG GTAACAACAGCATCACCACAGACATGACTAGAACAACAAGGTAA
- the LOC127932480 gene encoding serine-rich adhesin for platelets-like isoform X25, whose protein sequence is MTRTQGNNSITTDMTRTQGNNSTTTDMTRTQGNNSITTDMTRTQGNNSITTDMTRTQGNNSIITTDMTRTQGNNSITTDMTRTQGNNSITTDMTRTQGNNSIITTDMTRTQGNNSITTDMTRTQGNNSITTDMTRTQGNNSIITTDMTRTQGNNSITTDMTRTQGNNSITTDMTRTQGNNSITTDMTRTQGNNSITTDMTRTQGNNSIITTDMTRTQGNNSITTDMTRTQGNNSITTDMTRTQGNNSIITTDMTRTQGNNSITTDMTRTQGNNSITTDMTRTQGNNSITTDMTRTQGNNSITTDMTRTQGNNSITTDMTRTQGNNSITTDMTRTQGNNSITTTDMTRTQGNNSITTDMTRTQGNNSITTDMTRTTR, encoded by the exons ATGACTAGAACACAAGGTAACAACAGCATCACCACAGACATGACTAGAACACAAGGTAACAACAGCACCACCACAGACATGACTAGAACACAAGGTAACAACAGCATCACCACAGACATGACTAGAACACAAGGTAACAACAGCATCACCACAGACATGACTAGAACACAAGGTAACAACAGCATCATCACCACAGACATGACTAGAACACAAG GTAACAACAGCATCACCACAGACATGACTAGAACACAAGGTAACAACAGCATCACCACAGACATGACTAGAACACAAGGTAACAACAGCATCATCACCACAGACATGACTAGAACACAAGGTAACAACAGCATCACCACAGACATGACTAGAACACAAG GTAACAACAGCATCACCACAGACATGACTAGAACACAAGGTAACAACAGCATCATCACCACAGACATGACTAGAACACAAGGTAACAACAGCATCACCACAGACATGACTAGAACACAAG GTAACAACAGCATCACCACAGACATGACTAGAACACAAGGTAACAACAGCATCACCACAGACATGACTAGAACACAAGGTAACAACAGCATCACCACAGACATGACTAGAACACAAG GTAACAACAGCATCATCACCACAGACATGACTAGAACACAAGGTAACAACAGCATCACCACAGACATGACTAGAACACAAGGTAACAACAGCATCACCACAGACATGACTAGAACACAAG GTAACAACAGCATCATCACCACAGACATGACTAGAACACAAG GTAACAACAGCATCACCACAGACATGACTAGAACACAAGGTAACAACAGCATCACCACAGACATGACTAGAACACAAGGTAACAACAGCATCACCACAGACATGACTAGAACACAAGGTAACAACAGCATCACCACAGACATGACTAGAACACAAGGTAACAACAGCATCACCACAGACATGACTAGAACACAAGGTAACAACAGCATCACCACAGACATGACTAGAACACAAGGTAACAACAGCATCACCACCACAGACATGACTAGAACACAAGGTAACAACAGCATCACCACAGACATGACTAGAACACAAG GTAACAACAGCATCACCACAGACATGACTAGAACAACAAGGTAA
- the LOC127932480 gene encoding serine-rich adhesin for platelets-like isoform X8 yields the protein MTRTQGNNSITTDMTRTQGNNSTTTDMTRTQGNNSITTDMTRTQGNNSITTDMTRTQGNNSIITTDMTRTQGNNSITTDMTRTQGNNSTTTDMTRTQGNNSITTDMTRTQGNNSITTDMTRTQGNNSIITTDMTRTQGNNSITTDMTRTQGNNSITTDMTRTQGNNSIITTDMTRTQGNNSITTDMTRTQGNNSITTDMTRTQGNNSITTDMTRTQGNNSITTDMTRTQGNNSIITTDMTRTQGNNSITTDMTRTQGNNSITTDMTRTQGNNSIITTDMTRTQGNNSITTDMTRTQGNNSITTDMTRTQGNNSITTDMTRTQGNNSITTDMTRTQGNNSITTDMTRTQGNNSITTDMTRTQGNNSITTTDMTRTQGNNSITTDMTRTQGNNSITTDMTRTTR from the exons ATGACTAGAACACAAGGTAACAACAGCATCACCACAGACATGACTAGAACACAAGGTAACAACAGCACCACCACAGACATGACTAGAACACAAGGTAACAACAGCATCACCACAGACATGACTAGAACACAAGGTAACAACAGCATCACCACAGACATGACTAGAACACAAGGTAACAACAGCATCATCACCACAGACATGACTAGAACACAAG GTAACAACAGCATCACCACAGACATGACTAGAACACAAGGTAACAACAGCACCACCACAGACATGACTAGAACACAAGGTAACAACAGCATCACCACAGACATGACTAGAACACAAGGTAACAACAGCATCACCACAGACATGACTAGAACACAAGGTAACAACAGCATCATCACCACAGACATGACTAGAACACAAGGTAACAACAGCATCACCACAGACATGACTAGAACACAAG GTAACAACAGCATCACCACAGACATGACTAGAACACAAGGTAACAACAGCATCATCACCACAGACATGACTAGAACACAAGGTAACAACAGCATCACCACAGACATGACTAGAACACAAG GTAACAACAGCATCACCACAGACATGACTAGAACACAAGGTAACAACAGCATCACCACAGACATGACTAGAACACAAGGTAACAACAGCATCACCACAGACATGACTAGAACACAAG GTAACAACAGCATCATCACCACAGACATGACTAGAACACAAGGTAACAACAGCATCACCACAGACATGACTAGAACACAAGGTAACAACAGCATCACCACAGACATGACTAGAACACAAG GTAACAACAGCATCATCACCACAGACATGACTAGAACACAAG GTAACAACAGCATCACCACAGACATGACTAGAACACAAGGTAACAACAGCATCACCACAGACATGACTAGAACACAAGGTAACAACAGCATCACCACAGACATGACTAGAACACAAGGTAACAACAGCATCACCACAGACATGACTAGAACACAAGGTAACAACAGCATCACCACAGACATGACTAGAACACAAGGTAACAACAGCATCACCACAGACATGACTAGAACACAAGGTAACAACAGCATCACCACCACAGACATGACTAGAACACAAGGTAACAACAGCATCACCACAGACATGACTAGAACACAAG GTAACAACAGCATCACCACAGACATGACTAGAACAACAAGGTAA
- the LOC127932480 gene encoding serine-rich adhesin for platelets-like isoform X27, producing MTRTQGNNSITTDMTRTQGNNSTTTDMTRTQGNNSITTDMTRTQGNNSITTDMTRTQGNNSIITTDMTRTQGNNSIITTDMTRTQGNNSIITTDMTRTQGNNSITTDMTRTQGNNSITTDMTRTQGNNSIITTDMTRTQGNNSITTDMTRTQGNNSITTDMTRTQGNNSITTDMTRTQGNNSITTDMTRTQGNNSIITTDMTRTQGNNSITTDMTRTQGNNSITTDMTRTQGNNSIITTDMTRTQGNNSITTDMTRTQGNNSITTDMTRTQGNNSITTDMTRTQGNNSITTDMTRTQGNNSITTDMTRTQGNNSITTDMTRTQGNNSITTTDMTRTQGNNSITTDMTRTQGNNSITTDMTRTTR from the exons ATGACTAGAACACAAGGTAACAACAGCATCACCACAGACATGACTAGAACACAAGGTAACAACAGCACCACCACAGACATGACTAGAACACAAGGTAACAACAGCATCACCACAGACATGACTAGAACACAAGGTAACAACAGCATCACCACAGACATGACTAGAACACAAGGTAACAACAGCATCATCACCACAGACATGACTAGAACACAAGGTAACAACAGCATCATCACCACAGACATGACTAGAACACAAG GTAACAACAGCATCATCACCACAGACATGACTAGAACACAAGGTAACAACAGCATCACCACAGACATGACTAGAACACAAG GTAACAACAGCATCACCACAGACATGACTAGAACACAAGGTAACAACAGCATCATCACCACAGACATGACTAGAACACAAGGTAACAACAGCATCACCACAGACATGACTAGAACACAAG GTAACAACAGCATCACCACAGACATGACTAGAACACAAGGTAACAACAGCATCACCACAGACATGACTAGAACACAAGGTAACAACAGCATCACCACAGACATGACTAGAACACAAG GTAACAACAGCATCATCACCACAGACATGACTAGAACACAAGGTAACAACAGCATCACCACAGACATGACTAGAACACAAGGTAACAACAGCATCACCACAGACATGACTAGAACACAAG GTAACAACAGCATCATCACCACAGACATGACTAGAACACAAG GTAACAACAGCATCACCACAGACATGACTAGAACACAAGGTAACAACAGCATCACCACAGACATGACTAGAACACAAGGTAACAACAGCATCACCACAGACATGACTAGAACACAAGGTAACAACAGCATCACCACAGACATGACTAGAACACAAGGTAACAACAGCATCACCACAGACATGACTAGAACACAAGGTAACAACAGCATCACCACAGACATGACTAGAACACAAGGTAACAACAGCATCACCACCACAGACATGACTAGAACACAAGGTAACAACAGCATCACCACAGACATGACTAGAACACAAG GTAACAACAGCATCACCACAGACATGACTAGAACAACAAGGTAA
- the LOC127932480 gene encoding serine-rich adhesin for platelets-like isoform X11 has product MTRTQGNNSITTDMTRTQGNNSTTTDMTRTQGNNSITTDMTRTQGNNSITTDMTRTQGNNSIITTDMTRTQGNNSIITTDMTRTQGNNSITTDMTRTQGNNSTTTDMTRTQGNNSITTDMTRTQGNNSITTDMTRTQGNNSIITTDMTRTQGNNSITTDMTRTQGNNSITTDMTRTQGNNSIITTDMTRTQGNNSITTDMTRTQGNNSITTDMTRTQGNNSITTDMTRTQGNNSITTDMTRTQGNNSIITTDMTRTQGNNSITTDMTRTQGNNSITTDMTRTQGNNSIITTDMTRTQGNNSITTDMTRTQGNNSITTDMTRTQGNNSITTDMTRTQGNNSITTDMTRTQGNNSITTTDMTRTQGNNSITTDMTRTQGNNSITTDMTRTTR; this is encoded by the exons ATGACTAGAACACAAGGTAACAACAGCATCACCACAGACATGACTAGAACACAAGGTAACAACAGCACCACCACAGACATGACTAGAACACAAGGTAACAACAGCATCACCACAGACATGACTAGAACACAAGGTAACAACAGCATCACCACAGACATGACTAGAACACAAGGTAACAACAGCATCATCACCACAGACATGACTAGAACACAAGGTAACAACAGCATCATCACCACAGACATGACTAGAACACAAGGTAACAACAGCATCACCACAGACATGACTAGAACACAAGGTAACAACAGCACCACCACAGACATGACTAGAACACAAGGTAACAACAGCATCACCACAGACATGACTAGAACACAAGGTAACAACAGCATCACCACAGACATGACTAGAACACAAGGTAACAACAGCATCATCACCACAGACATGACTAGAACACAAGGTAACAACAGCATCACCACAGACATGACTAGAACACAAG GTAACAACAGCATCACCACAGACATGACTAGAACACAAGGTAACAACAGCATCATCACCACAGACATGACTAGAACACAAGGTAACAACAGCATCACCACAGACATGACTAGAACACAAG GTAACAACAGCATCACCACAGACATGACTAGAACACAAGGTAACAACAGCATCACCACAGACATGACTAGAACACAAGGTAACAACAGCATCACCACAGACATGACTAGAACACAAG GTAACAACAGCATCATCACCACAGACATGACTAGAACACAAGGTAACAACAGCATCACCACAGACATGACTAGAACACAAGGTAACAACAGCATCACCACAGACATGACTAGAACACAAG GTAACAACAGCATCATCACCACAGACATGACTAGAACACAAG GTAACAACAGCATCACCACAGACATGACTAGAACACAAGGTAACAACAGCATCACCACAGACATGACTAGAACACAAGGTAACAACAGCATCACCACAGACATGACTAGAACACAAGGTAACAACAGCATCACCACAGACATGACTAGAACACAAGGTAACAACAGCATCACCACCACAGACATGACTAGAACACAAGGTAACAACAGCATCACCACAGACATGACTAGAACACAAG GTAACAACAGCATCACCACAGACATGACTAGAACAACAAGGTAA